The following proteins are co-located in the Malus sylvestris chromosome 13, drMalSylv7.2, whole genome shotgun sequence genome:
- the LOC126596255 gene encoding electron transfer flavoprotein subunit beta, mitochondrial-like, whose translation MKIMVALKRVVDYAVKIRVKPDKSGVETQNVKMSMNPFCEIALEEALRIKESGMASEVVAVSMGLKQCVDTLRTGLAMGADRGIHVETDGPLYPLSVAKLLRALVEVEKPGLLILGKQAIDDDCNQTGQMVAGLLNWPQGTFASKVVLDKEKQVVTVDREVDGGLETLCLDLPAVITTDLRLNQPRYATLPNIMKAKSKVIKKYTLQDLNVELKSDIEQVQVTEPPKRKAGVLVSSVDELIDKLKNEVHVI comes from the exons ATGAAGATAATGGTGGCATTGAAGCGCGTCGTCGACTACGCCGTCAAAATCCGAGTCAAACCGGACAAG AGCGGCGTGGAAACCCAGAACGTGAAGATGTCGATGAACCCCTTCTGCGAGATTGCTTTGGAAGAGGCCCTCCGGATTAAAGAGTCCGGGATGGCATCGGAGGTGGTGGCTGTGTCCATGGGACTAAAACAGTGCGTGGATACGCTCAGGACAGGATTGGCTATGGGCGCCGATAGGGGAATCCATGTGGAGACTGATGGCCCTCTCTACCCTTTATCCGTTGCTAAGCTTCTGAGAGCTCTCGTGGAGGTTGAGAAGCCTGGACTTCTTATCCTGGGCAAACAG GCTATCGACGATGATTGCAATCAAACAGGGCAAATGGTTGCAGGACTTCTGAACTGGCCTCAAGGGACCTTTGCTTCAAAG GTTGTGCTGGATAAGGAGAAGCAGGTAGTGACAGTAGACAGAGAGGTAGATGGTGGTCTCGAGACTCTGTGTCTAGATTTGCCAGCAGTGATCAC CACCGATCTGAGGCTAAACCAACCAAGGTATGCAACACTCCCGAACATAATGAAAGCAAAATCGAAGGTCATAAAGAAGTACACTCTGCAGGATCTGAATGTGGAACTCAAATCCGATATAGAGCAGGTTCAAGTCACTGAACCTCCCAAGAGAAAAGCAGGGGTCCTCGTTTCTTCCGTGGATGAGCTGATTGACAAGCTTAAGAACGAAGTCCATGTCATTTAA
- the LOC126596254 gene encoding RING-H2 finger protein ATL16-like codes for MDLGSKSYLIHVSQALPPTTSGSSIFGTPIHHSDTSFPIIAVAIIGIIATAFLLVSYYIFVIKCCLNWHRVDILGRFSLSRNTRDEDQLMVYSPGIETRGLDEAVIRSIPLLQFKKDGNYRGLGEGSFYECAVCLNEFHEDEKLRIIPNCSHVFHIDCIDVWLQSNANCPLCRTSISTAPRYPFGRTVAPSSSPRDPSPYAGSLSGGDEDYVVIELSNDNSMDQPMLGRQEIWNSGDLSLLVRSISPSPRKLEHKVLPKKFGRKFHNKVTSMGDECIEIRGKDEQFSIQPIRRSFSMDSSADRQLYLAVQEAMQQQRQVNEVSPIEGCSSTGSDRVGRSFFSFGNGRGTRNAILPVYLEP; via the coding sequence ATGGATCTTGGAAGCAAAAGCTATTTGATCCACGTGTCCCAAGCTCTTCCACCAACAACTTCAGGAAGCTCCATTTTTGGAACTCCGATTCACCATTCCGACACAAGCTTCCCAATTATAGCGGTTGCCATAATAGGAATTATAGCCACAGCTTTCTTGCTCGTCAGCTACTACATCTTTGTTATCAAATGCTGCCTCAACTGGCACCGAGTCGATATCCTCGGACGATTCTCATTGTCGCGTAATACGCGGGACGAAGACCAGCTAATGGTGTACTCCCCTGGGATAGAGACCCGGGGGCTTGACGAGGCGGTGATCAGATCAATCCCATTGTTGCAATTCAAGAAAGACGGAAATTACAGAGGACTTGGAGAGGGAAGCTTTTACGAATGTGCGGTTTGCTTGAATGAGTTTCATGAAGACGAGAAGCTTCGCATCATACCAAACTGCAGCCACGTTTTCCACATTGATTGCATTGATGTTTGGCTTCAAAGCAATGCCAATTGCCCACTTTGTAGAACAAGCATTTCAACTGCACCCCGATATCCTTTCGGTCGAACTGTCGCTCCAAGCTCTTCTCCCCGAGATCCAAGTCCATACGCAGGTAGCCTCAGTGGCGGTGATGAAGACTACGTGGTGATCGAATTGAGCAACGATAACTCGATGGATCAACCAATGCTTGGAAGACAAGAAATATGGAATTCCGGGGACTTATCACTATTAGTGAGGTCTATTAGTCCTTCACCAAGGAAATTGGAACATAAAGTTTTGCCCAAGAAATTTGGAAGAAAGTTTCACAACAAGGTTACAAGCATGGGGGATGAATGCATTGAAATTAGAGGGAAAGATGAGCAGTTTTCAATCCAACCAATAAGGAGGTCTTTCTCAATGGACTCATCAGCTGATAGGCAGCTTTATTTGGCAGTTCAAGAGGCAATGCAGCAGCAAAGGCAAGTCAATGAGGTCAGTCCCATTGAAGGTTGCAGTAGTACTGGTAGTGATAGAGTTGGAagatctttcttttcttttggcaaTGGTAGGGGAACCCGAAATGCAATTCTGCCTGTTTATTTGGAGCCATAA